Below is a genomic region from uncultured Erythrobacter sp..
AAGAGAGGCTCGCTTAATATACCCCCTGGGAGTATATCTCAACTGCGCGATTACAGGCAGGAGATGAAATGCTCAACCGTCGGTTCGCGCCCCGCATCGTGCAGCACTGCCGCTCCGATAGAGAAGCGGAAACCGCCCGGATGCGGCACGCCCTCGACCTCTCCCTTTGCGACCATTTCGCGCGCAGCACTTTCGGGCAAGGTGGTGAGAATGTCGGACTGGCGGGCAAGCTCGATACACGCCGCCTGACTCAGCAACCGGTAATGCGGGACGCCATTATCAGCGAGGAGGCTGCGCAGCTTTTCGGGCAGGGCTTGTTCAAACAAGCGGTCATATCCCGCCAGTGCCCATTTGTATTGCACCACCTCGGCGAGCGAATGTTTGCGCGCGGCGACCGGGTGGCCGCAGCGGTGGATCATCCAATAGGGTTCGTCGATCACATTGGTGACACGCATGCGGTCCTTGTGCGGCAGTCCGGCAAGGCTCGCCTCGTGATAGACCAGCAGGTGGATGCGGCGCTGGAGCAGTTCTTCTGCCGCCAAATGCGGGGGCATGGTCGACACATTGATCCGCGTCTTGGGATAGGCATTTGCGAATTTCACAATCGCGGGATGGATCATCCCCTCGATCACGCCGGGGCCGCTGACGATGTTAAGCTCGTGCTCGCCCGCGCTGACCGAGGCACGCAGATTGGCGGCAAAGCCCAGCAGTTCGACCGCTTGCGGGTAAAGCTTCTTGCCCGCTTCGGTTGCGACAACGGTGCGGGTGGTGCGATGGAACAGCTGCGCCTGCCAATCCTCCTCAAGCACCTTGATGCTTTTGGTGATCGCGGAGTGGGTCAGCCCCAGCTCCTCTGCCGCCGCGGAGAAACTGAGCAAGCGATAGACCGCTTCGAAATGTTTGAGGAGGCGCAGATCGTCCATTTGTTCGCATAGGTAACAAATATGGCGCTTTTATTCAATTCTCCTCCACATCGGGCTCCTCTATCAAGCACAACAGGCGCAAGGTCGCACGGAGGCCGCGCAGCAGGGGAAAGCCATGACACTCGAAGCTATTGTCGGATCGAAGATCGGCCTGATCGTGATACCGCTCTATCTGGGCAGCATCGTCTTTGAATCGATCTACAACCACTTTCACCACCGCAACGGCGTGGGTGATATGAAGGACAATTTGATGTCCATCGCCATGGGGCTCATCAGCGCGGTGGCCAATGGTGCGACCGCCTTCATCACCATCGCGGCCTTGTTCTGGGCGGCGCAATATCAGCTGTTCGACATCCCGCTCACAATTGCCTCGCTGGTCGTGTGTTTCCTGCTCGATGATCTGCGCTTTTACTGGCACCACCGGGTCGCGCATCGGGTGCGCTGGGTCTGGGCGATGCATGTTACCCATCATTCGAGCACGCAGTTCAATTTTTCGGTCGCCTTGCGCCAGAGCTGGACCAA
It encodes:
- a CDS encoding LysR family transcriptional regulator is translated as MDDLRLLKHFEAVYRLLSFSAAAEELGLTHSAITKSIKVLEEDWQAQLFHRTTRTVVATEAGKKLYPQAVELLGFAANLRASVSAGEHELNIVSGPGVIEGMIHPAIVKFANAYPKTRINVSTMPPHLAAEELLQRRIHLLVYHEASLAGLPHKDRMRVTNVIDEPYWMIHRCGHPVAARKHSLAEVVQYKWALAGYDRLFEQALPEKLRSLLADNGVPHYRLLSQAACIELARQSDILTTLPESAAREMVAKGEVEGVPHPGGFRFSIGAAVLHDAGREPTVEHFISCL